Proteins from a genomic interval of Diospyros lotus cultivar Yz01 chromosome 6, ASM1463336v1, whole genome shotgun sequence:
- the LOC127804090 gene encoding uncharacterized protein LOC127804090 isoform X4 has translation MKPRMDIGDFNSPVGLANAMEEKAGLPTSPAAGNTITDNPPIDVAFKRPLFEDVLSQFIFTGSSHPNGQDKNLFKSQVLRPCTERTAIRENRDMEDNRQKRAESLIVAKQKIYTSISPDNDQTAANAVGNATFISQSIYEKPERGKEKVNAKTGEKVSSKKTRKDMRGQKNCRRQVVVSGYFNTSKGEVRKDMRGQKNCRRQVVVSGYFNTSKGEVIAPCQENNIKSKQSKQRMECCPKKLRVSPYFHRESLEEGNAVSDSLEGGIEYVVLPTRAQREALVRPVLSAHQRLDEAYKRRTPDNTWKPPRSDFNLLQEDHAYDPWRVLVICMLLNRTTGLQVCMLSPWRVLVICMLLNRTTGLQVNGR, from the coding sequence ATGAAGCCAAGAATGGACATTGGAGACTTTAATTCCCCAGTGGGACTGGCAAATGCTATGGAGGAGAAGGCTGGCCTACCCACTTCTCCAGCTGCAGGAAACACTATTACTGATAATCCACCCATTGATGTTGCCTTCAAGAGGCCTCTGTTTGAGGATGTACTCTCGCAATTTATATTCACCGGTAGCAGCCATCCCAATGGGCAAGACAAGAATCTTTTCAAGTCACAGGTTCTCCGTCCTTGCACTGAAAGGACTGCAATTAGAGAAAACAGGGACATGGAGGACAATAGGCAGAAGAGAGCAGAGTCTCTCATTGTTGCTAAGCAGAAGATCTATACATCCATTTCTCCTGACAATGATCAAACTGCAGCAAATGCAGTTGGGAATGCAACTTTCATTTCACAAAGCATTTATGAAAAGCCGGAAAGGGGTAAGGAAAAAGTGAATGCGAAAACAGGTGAAAAGGTCTCatccaagaaaacaagaaaagataTGAGGGGTCAGAAGAATTGTCGTCGACAAGTTGTGGTTTCTGGTTACTTCAATACTTCTAAAGGGGAAGTAAGAAAAGATATGAGGGGTCAGAAGAATTGTCGTCGACAAGTTGTGGTTTCTGGTTACTTCAATACTTCTAAAGGTGAAGTAATAGCGCCATGTCAAGAGAATAACATAAAAAGCAAACAGTCCAAACAAAGAATGGAGTGTTGTCCCAAAAAATTAAGGGTTTCCCCCTACTTTCACAGGGAATCACTTGAGGAAGGCAATGCAGTTTCTGACTCTTTGGAAGGTGGCATTGAGTACGTTGTATTGCCAACAAGGGCCCAAAGAGAAGCATTAGTTAGGCCTGTACTTTCTGCTCACCAGAGGCTAGATGAGGCTTATAAAAGAAGAACACCAGATAACACATGGAAGCCACCACGCTCTGATTTCAATCTCCTCCAAGAGGATCATGCCTATGATCCTTGGAGGGTCTTGGTGATATGTATGCTTCTTAATCGGACAACGGGTCTGCAGGTATGTATGCTCAGTCCTTGGAGGGTCTTGGTGATATGTATGCTTCTTAATCGGACAACTGGTCTGCAG
- the LOC127804090 gene encoding uncharacterized protein LOC127804090 isoform X3: MKPRMDIGDFNSPVGLANAMEEKAGLPTSPAAGNTITDNPPIDVAFKRPLFEDVLSQFIFTGSSHPNGQDKNLFKSQVLRPCTERTAIRENRDMEDNRQKRAESLIVAKQKIYTSISPDNDQTAANAVGNATFISQSIYEKPERGKEKVNAKTGEKVSSKKTRKDMRGQKNCRRQVVVSGYFNTSKGEVRKDMRGQKNCRRQVVVSGYFNTSKGEVIAPCQENNIKSKQSKQRMECCPKKLRVSPYFHRESLEEGNAVSDSLEGGIEYVVLPTRAQREALVRPVLSAHQRLDEAYKRRTPDNTWKPPRSDFNLLQEDHAYDPWRVLVICMLLNRTTGLQVCSGWVCNILYREVGAREANRSHAKQILGISVQ; this comes from the coding sequence ATGAAGCCAAGAATGGACATTGGAGACTTTAATTCCCCAGTGGGACTGGCAAATGCTATGGAGGAGAAGGCTGGCCTACCCACTTCTCCAGCTGCAGGAAACACTATTACTGATAATCCACCCATTGATGTTGCCTTCAAGAGGCCTCTGTTTGAGGATGTACTCTCGCAATTTATATTCACCGGTAGCAGCCATCCCAATGGGCAAGACAAGAATCTTTTCAAGTCACAGGTTCTCCGTCCTTGCACTGAAAGGACTGCAATTAGAGAAAACAGGGACATGGAGGACAATAGGCAGAAGAGAGCAGAGTCTCTCATTGTTGCTAAGCAGAAGATCTATACATCCATTTCTCCTGACAATGATCAAACTGCAGCAAATGCAGTTGGGAATGCAACTTTCATTTCACAAAGCATTTATGAAAAGCCGGAAAGGGGTAAGGAAAAAGTGAATGCGAAAACAGGTGAAAAGGTCTCatccaagaaaacaagaaaagataTGAGGGGTCAGAAGAATTGTCGTCGACAAGTTGTGGTTTCTGGTTACTTCAATACTTCTAAAGGGGAAGTAAGAAAAGATATGAGGGGTCAGAAGAATTGTCGTCGACAAGTTGTGGTTTCTGGTTACTTCAATACTTCTAAAGGTGAAGTAATAGCGCCATGTCAAGAGAATAACATAAAAAGCAAACAGTCCAAACAAAGAATGGAGTGTTGTCCCAAAAAATTAAGGGTTTCCCCCTACTTTCACAGGGAATCACTTGAGGAAGGCAATGCAGTTTCTGACTCTTTGGAAGGTGGCATTGAGTACGTTGTATTGCCAACAAGGGCCCAAAGAGAAGCATTAGTTAGGCCTGTACTTTCTGCTCACCAGAGGCTAGATGAGGCTTATAAAAGAAGAACACCAGATAACACATGGAAGCCACCACGCTCTGATTTCAATCTCCTCCAAGAGGATCATGCCTATGATCCTTGGAGGGTCTTGGTGATATGTATGCTTCTTAATCGGACAACGGGTCTGCAG